A window from Calliopsis andreniformis isolate RMS-2024a chromosome 5, iyCalAndr_principal, whole genome shotgun sequence encodes these proteins:
- the LOC143179014 gene encoding uncharacterized protein LOC143179014, with product MVNAMKLSLGSRCVKYLMFVFNLLFVITGIILLSIGVVIHGVYHNYQHFLDNKFLSVPSLLIAIGAIIFFIAFFGCCGAVRENYCMIVTFTSLLVIVFILELSGGISGYVLRARAGTIIESKMMDTMSIYKNNTEIQLIWDNLQRDFDCCGTNAASDWINTLDGLPVSCCIDPVGAIESSNCTLNSSNLRSEGCYQKFLSFIKSHALQLGGVGIGIAFIQLTGIMIISVGTTIYAVNENFLDSPDLRYLHPATILIVAGILVFVIAFLGCCGALRESTCMVLVFAVSLSIVLILELAAAITAYALQNDIQRSLSEHLLRTIHDYGRHNISTDAVDFIQSRLHCCGYYGYEDWTDIMKETGAEFPQSCCVMGLYIVNITFMPGGIDYPCTPYSTGCGKYVSNIIHRSALYIGTGALAIALIQFTGIMFACMLGKAIRRQKTERERRRWELRENLVNGYQPLGKADPFTTFPVVYMSSPDPLKTP from the exons ATGGTTAACGCTATGAAATTGTCTCTCGGTTCACGATGCGTGAAATATCTGATGTTCGTGTTCAACTTGCTGTTCGTT ataacaggaataattttgtTATCCATCGGCGTGGTAATTCATGGAGTCTACCACAATTATCAACATTTCCTGGACAATAAGTTTCTCTCAGTTCCCTCGCTCCTTATCGCGATCGgagcaattattttcttcattGCATTCTTCGGATGCTGTGGCGCTGTCCGTGAGAATTATTGCATGATAGTGACG TTTACGTCACTGTTGGTTATCGTCTTTATTTTGGAATTGTCTGGCGGTATTTCTGGATATGTTTTAAGAGCCAGGGCAGGGACAATCATCGAGAGCAAAATGATGGATACGATGTCGATATACAAGAATAATACCGAAATACAGTTGATCTGGGATAACCTTCAGCGCGAT TTCGATTGTTGCGGAACAAATGCCGCGTCCgattggatcaacaccctagacggCCTTCCTGTTTCATGCTGTATAGATCCAGTGGGAGCGATAGAAAGTAGTAATTGTACCCTGAATTCAAGCAACCTACGCTCCGAGGGCTGTTACCAGAAGTTCCTGTCTTTCATAAAGTCTCACGCTTTACAACTCGGTGGTGTTGGTATTGGCATTGCTTTCATTCAG TTAACTGGGATTATGATAATATCTGTTGGCACAACTATTTATGCAGTAAATGAAAACTTCCTTGATTCACCTGACTTACGTTACTTACACCCAGCAACTATTCTAATTGTTGCTGGAATCCTTGTATTTGTGATAGCTTTCCTTGGATGTTGTGGAGCTCTCAGAGAAAGTACTTGCATGGTCCTTGTG TTTGCAGTATCTCTTTCAATAGTTCTTATACTGGAGTTAGCTGCTGCAATTACAGCTTATGCCCTTCAAAATGATATACAAAGATCCTTATCTGAACATCTTCTAAGGACAATCCACGATTATGGAAGACACAATATATCTACAGATGCTGTTGACTTCATACAATCCAGG CTTCATTGCTGTGGATATTATGGATACGAAGATTGGACAGATATTATGAAAGAGACTGGAGCTGAGTTCCCACAATCTTGTTGCGTTATGGGTCTTTACATTGTTAACATTACATTCATGCCTGGTGGCATTGATTATCCATGTACCCCTTACAGCACTGGATGTGGCAAATATGTTTCAAATATCATTCATAGAAGTGCACTCTATATCGGTACTGGAGCCTTGGCTATTGCTCTTATCCAG TTTACAGGAATAATGTTTGCCTGCATGCTAGGCAAAGCGATTAGAAGACAAAAAACAGAAAGAGAAAGACGTCGCTGGGAATTGAGAGAAAATTTGGTGAATGGATATCAACCATTGGGAAAAGCAGATCCTTTTACTACTTTCCCCGTTGTTTACATGTCCTCCCCTGACCCTCTAAAAACTCCTTAA
- the LOC143179013 gene encoding alpha-ketoglutarate-dependent dioxygenase alkB homolog 4 isoform X2, producing MAWLGHGPLQKSSKSPGKGYRVSWCLYTGVKFVLEFLNSNEIASLMNSLDEIPWEPSQSGRRKQNFGPKCNFKKKKLRLGFFNGFPKCTQFVQQKFSEVPLLKNFQTIEQCTLEYDPLRGASIDPHIDDCWIWGERIVTVNVMGDSVLTMTPYYGPDTKYNLQSTVEYSISCSNLKFDEVNNKKHTEDINVRLPMPEGSLMVLYGAARYQWEHCVLREDVQSRRVCLAYRELTPPYLDNLSRNEEVEEILQRASIFQ from the exons ATGGCCTGGTTGGGACATGGACCTTTACAAAAGTCATCCAAATCACCAGGGAAAGGCTATAGAGTTTCCTGGTGTTTATATACAGGTGTTAAGTTTGTA ctagaatttttaaattcaaatgaaATTGCTTCATTGATGAACTCATTGGATGAGATACCTTGGGAACCTTCTCAAAGTGGTAGAAGAAAGCAG AATTTTGGTCCAAAATGTAATTTCAAGAAGAAAAAACTTCGCTTGGGCTTCTTCAATGGTTTCCCAAAATGTACTCAATTTGTGCAGCAAAAATTTTCTGAAGTTCCCTTACTCAAAAATTTCCAAACAATTGAGCAATGCACTTTAGAGTATGATCCACTACGAGGAGCATCAATAGACcctcatattgatgattgctggATTTGGGGCGAAAGAATAGTTACAGTTAATGTTATGGGTGATTCAGTTCTAACAATGACTCCTTATTATGGACCagacacaaaatacaatttGCAAAGTACAGTAGAATATTCTATATCGTGTagtaatttgaaatttgatgaAGTAAATAACAAGAAGCATACTGAAGATATAAATGTGAGATTACCAATGCCAGAAGGATCCCTCATGGTTCTTTATGGTGCTGCAAG GTATCAATGGGAACATTGTGTTCTGAGGGAAGATGTACAATCTCGAAGAGTTTGTTTAGCTTATCGTGAATTAACCCCTCCTTACTTAGATAACTTGTCAAGGAATGAAGAAGTTGAAGAGATTTTACAGAGAGCTTCAATCTTTCAATAA
- the LOC143178705 gene encoding CD63 antigen, which produces MVSGGMACIKYMSFIINLIFAITGIIFVAVGTVILVVYSGYNNFMDSWFFAAPVLMIIVGAIVFIVSYFGCCGAIKENHCMIITFSVLLLIIFALELGAGIAGYMMRGKVHAMVENRMNSTMEEYLSNDDIRRSWDIMQHDLQCCGMNSVNDWAQVGFSDNTVPDSCCKEVPTGSKCDLNSIHIHDDGCMKNLQDAIEHNALILGGVGIGITIIQLIEVIFTCCLAHSIRREYETVETAAH; this is translated from the exons ATGGTGTCCGGCGGGATGGCTTGCATCAAATACATGTCGTTTATTATCAACTTGATATTCGCG ATAACTGGGATAATCTTTGTCGCAGTGGGCACTGTAATTCTTGTCGTCTACAGTGGCTATAATAATTTTATGGACAGTTGGTTCTTTGCAGCACCAGTGTTAATGATTATAGTGGGTGCTATTGTGTTTATTGTCTCATACTTTGGCTGTTGCGGAGCTATCAAGGAGAACCATTGCATGATAATTACG TTCTCAGTATTACTCCTCATAATCTTTGCATTGGAACTTGGTGCTGGTATTGCTGGATATATGATGCGTGGAAAGGTTCATGCAATGGTAGAAAATCGAATGAATAGTACTATGGAAGAATACTTATCCAATGATGATATCCGTAGGTCATGGGATATTATGCAACATGAT TTACAATGTTGTGGAATGAATTCTGTTAATGATTGGGCTCAAGTTGGTTTCTCTGATAATACTGTACCAGACTCCTGTTGTAAGGAAGTACCAACAGGAAGTAAATGTGACTTAAATTCAATTCATATACATGATGATGGTTGTATGAAAAATCTTCAGGATGCTATAGAGCATAATGCATTAATCTTGGGTGGTGTGGGAATTGGCATTACAATAATTCAG TTAATTGAAGTAATCTTCACATGTTGTCTGGCACATTCAATTCGTCGCGAGTATGAGACTGT